AAAAGGTGCAGGACCCCTCAGCGAGCCCCCCGGCTCCCCCTGTCGGCTTCCTCGGAACACTTGGCTAATCGAAGGGGCCCTTGCTCCGATTTGGGCACCAGCCGGCCACTCTGTGGCAACtgcaaaggaaggaggaagaaggccCCAGCCCTGGCCTGCCTTgataacatgaacatatgaagctgccttctactgaatcagaccctcggtccatcaaagtcagtcttgtcttctcagactggcagcggctctccagggtctcaagctgaggtttttcacgcctatttgcctggaccctttttagttggagatgccggggactgaacctgggaccttctgcttaccaagtagatgctctaccactgagccacagccccattcatggctctccagggtctcaagcggaggtttttcacacttatttgcctggacccttttttggagatgccggggattgaacctgggacctcctgcttcccaagcagatgctctgccactgagccacagccccattcatggctctccagggtctcaagcggaggtttttcacacctatttgcctggacccttttttggagatgccagggattgaacctgggaccttctgcttcccaagcagaggctctaccactgagccaccgtccctcccctgaccagcagtggctctccagggtctcaagcggaggtttttcacacctttttgcctggacccttttttggagatgccgggaattgaacctgggaccttctgcttctcaagcagatgctctaccactgagccatcgtccctcccctgaccagcagtggctctccagggtctcaagcggaggtttttcacacctatttgcctggacacttttttagtggagatgccagggattgaacctgggaccttctgcttcccaagcagatgctctaccactgagccaccgtccctccctagaacatctgaagctgccttctactgaatcagaccctcggtccatcaaagtcagtaatgtcttctcagactggcagcggctctccagggtctccagctgaggtttttcacacctacttgcctggacccttttttggagatgccagggattgaacctgggaccttctgcttcccaagcagatgctctaccactgagccacagccccattcaaggctctccagggcctcaagcggaggtttttcacacctatttgcctggacccttttttggagatgccagggattgaacctgggaccttctgcttcccaagcagatgctctaccactgagccactgtccctccctagaacatatgaagctgccttctactgaatcagacctttggtccatcaaactcagtaatgtcttctcagactggcagcggctctccagggtctcaagcggaggtttttcacacctatttgcctggatccttttttggagatgccagggattgaacctgggaccttctgcttcccaagcagatgctctaccactgagccaccgtccctcccctaggcCACATTCGCTTCACTCTTCTTTAGAAACAACAACACTATTTGCTACGTCTGCCTGTTAAttttcagaaagagagagagattagatagacagacagagagacagacagagagagagataaagggtaaacaaaaaatatataagccccgtggcgcagagtggtcagctgcagtactgcagtccaagctctgctcacgacctgagttcgatcccagcggaagccggctcgaggttgactcagccttccatccttctgaggtcgataaaatgagcacccagcttgctggggggaaagggtagatgactggggaaggcaatggcaaaccaccccgtaaaaaggctgctgtgaaaatgtcgtgatgcgacgtcactccagagtcggaaacgactggtgcttgcacaggggaccacccttacctttatcttttttatatataatcaAAAGGGGTCTACTACTCGGTCACTGTGGCTACTAGCTATTGACAGACCTATCCACCACGAATGAAAATATATATAGCTATCTATGCAGTCCATATTCAACAACCAGTTATTTATGTCTCACCCTCCGTACTGAAATGGCTCAGGGTGGCAAACCTAAAGCACTAAAAACCGATTAAAATTCTTACAGAAACATTGCAACAGATTATATTAACGATGGCAGAGCTTGCAAATCGTCTTCACCACAACCATTTGCTTTCGTCGATTCACGCCGAGAGTTTTTGGAGCCTCGGCAACCAGGTACTGGGACCGTTCCTGTTCTGAatggaagaacatcagaagagccctgccggatcagaccaacgatccatctagtccagcctcctgtctcacaggggCTGACCGATTCCcctggatggccagcaacagggcatagaggccaaggccttcccctgatgtctcctggctttgggattcaaaGGCTTAGTACCACCgaatgtggaggctccctttGGTCACCGTGGCTACCAGCCATTGACAGACTTCTCCTCCACGAATCTATCTAATAAAGCCGTTTATTCCtgtataaagtagtatttccatttttgttcatcctgaacctactgcccttcAGCTTCGCTGGACAAACCTTCTGCCCTGGTCCAGTGAACTGAATGGGCAGGTCGTGGCAGCTGACTTGCGGTAGCGGCTAAAAGTTACCATCCGCGGCCCAGGAATTCCCCAGTTTTATTATCTCAGACCCAAGTGCCTGCCGACCTCAAGACTTAACTTGCACGTCTCTTCCAAACACTAGTGAAATCATGCACAGGAAGTGCTCTACTAGACCTCCTGCAGCACTTTAGAACCCAAcgagatttttggggtataagcggggctttttctgtagcaggaactcctttgcatattaggccacacccccaatgtagccaataatcctggagtttacagtaggccccgcactaagagccccgtaagctcctttgcatattaggccacacctccctgatgtagccaatcctcctggagttcacagtaggccctggacaaagagccctgtaagctcctttgcatattaggccacacctccctgatgtagccaatccttctggagttcaCTGTAGGCCCtggacaaagagccctgtaagctccaggaggattggctacatcaggggcatgtggcctaatatgcaaaggagttcctgctacaaaagaaagtcctgggtataagctttaaagtcaaagttccctttttcAAGAAGGGCTCTGAACGCTCTGAAATGCTACCACATGCTggcaccttcttctccccaccccatcttGGGGGGGGATCCCCTCGCCCCTGATGTAATGACTGAACAACAGCACTTTAAACGAGACGCCATTGGCGTCTGTAATctatttttaatgtaactgattttattgatattaacatatgtattttattttaatgttgtacatcgcccagagcctggcactagccggaATGGGGCGATTCATCAAGgttaataaattattattattattattatgaacaaACCACCATCTCGCAATAGGGAAATTCTTGCTTTTAGCTGCGCCAACAAGCGCGTGTGCTAGTCACCGTTAAGCAGCGCACGTGGCATCGATTTCTGTGGCTGCTCTCGGTTCTCTTTGTTGGGGCAAGGCGCCGTTATGGAACTGCTCTCCAGGCAGCAAGCACTTGTGTGCGCGTCTGCGTGCGTACGTCTTTGGCACCAACGACACTCACCTCTTGAGGATGCCCACAGTGTCCTCCGGCCTCACCGTGGCCACCTCCTCTGTGTCGTTGAGGAATTTGAGGCGCACTTTGATAAGCCCTGAATTGGATTCGCTCTCTTTGGGGACAGGGGTTGTCTGAGGAGGCCCCGGATGGTCCGGGGAGACAGCCCCGCTAGAAAAGGTCCTTTGGGGAAGGCCTTGAATGTCCAGCAGGCGGTCCAGGGTGGCGTCGGCGCTGTTGCCACTGTCCCCTTGCTCCACGGGAGGGCCCGCGTCAGGGGCAGGGCCCTCTTCCGCCTTCTCTTCGGTGCCTTCCGTGGCGCCCTGGGGCTCAGAATGTTCCGATACCACGGAATTCCCCACATAGTGGTCGATGGGGCTCAGGTGGATCACGGACGAGTCCCTGGAAGCCACGACGGTTTCCAGAAGGGGATTGCCGCCGTCTGCAACGTACGTGGAAAGCCAAGAGAGAACCAGGGCGGTGATGAGGACGATTACGCCGGCCACCACGGTCACTTCGTCTCCCACGCCTTCGATGATGGTCACTTCCGGGGGCTCCATCTCTCAGCTTTGGGCAGAAGAGCAaaaggcgaggagggcgggatctCACTTCTCGAAAGGGGAGGCAGTCAGATGGCAtcagaggaagaggggagggccaTGAATCTCTCCACCTAaatcagagagagggagaaagcacCCGACGTGAGCGAGCGGCAGAACCTGTTTTTCATGTAACAGGCAGCCCTGTTATGTCTCCtttgcctttccccccttccttaaaGATAAAAAATGGGAATCTGAGGtagagattgctacagcacagacaccgtctccagattttgatgcgataattcagattttgatgcaataactcggggctttttctgcagcgggaactcctttgcatattaggccacacacccctgatgcagccaatcctcccggagtttacagtaggccctgtaagaagagccctgtaagctcttggaggactggctacatcaggagggtgtagcctaatatgcaaaggagctcctgctacaaaaaatgccctgaaccagcctaatctacctcatagggtttgcGTGAGGTCTGTGTGGGAAACGAAcaggataaaaatcaaataaacagTCCCAAGAGAACAACCTTTCTTTAAACCCCTACAAATAATATAGCTGCTTCCAGGTAAAAGAGATTCCCATTTGCAGACCCAGTTTCTCCAATGAAGCGGGTGGGTGGATTGCCAGAGTGGCGTTATGTGTCTGTTTGGAGGCTTTGAGCTGCCTAGAGCTGAGGCGTCAAACATGTTGCCTGTGGGACGGATCAAGttccccggagagctcctatcaggcccacgagcaactcactgtcgtctgcctctttctccctctcttgcttccttctgcatcacagcttgcgttTGTCAGACTTGCCCAATCAAGgtattttctccatgggctgaacggcacatgaagcaatttatgtacaaaagcttgcaatgcccagccactacacattttcctctgggtcttaggctcaaagcgccgatcgtgagatttctgtaatgaatgtccgtcaatcaaaagtaggcttgcaacttacaaacagacacctgaacaacacctgaacggcgtactcaagattgctacagcacagacactgtctccagattttgatgcaatcattcagaGGAAGAGGTGCCAgtaatcagagactgttaaataaaagatttcaggttttcacggctggcatcatcattagggtttgtagaatctttcgggctcaagtgccgtgttctactggagaaagtttttcttccagacgtttcgttcagctgagaacgaaacgtctggaagaaaaactttctccagtagaacacggcacttgagcccaaaagattctacaaaccctaatgttaaataaaatatcgCAAGAGTGCTCATCTTTTAAACGTGCTttaaggttggttttttttttaaactttgcgtttgtctgtgtcctttacgaagtttatatctctgctacctggcgttacattagACGACGCGCACggctcagcccaacaaagtctcatttgtgacagatccggccctcataacaaatgagtttgacaccccttgccTAGGGCCTTTTGCTCCAAATTCaagcaatctttttaaaaaaaaaacagtaacaCCCCAAGTTTGGTTTTTACTGATGCTCCAAGAATTATTATATGCATAAACTCATTCGCTGATATTCCAGTAATGCTGCCTGTATGTCTTTTGAATGTTCCTTTGTGTATTTGTcctattttcttaaaaaaaaaccccagtagttccataagaacataagagaagccatgttggatcaagccaacggcccatccagtccaacattctgtgtcacacagtggcaaaacattttatatatacacacacactgtggctaatagccactgatggacctgtgctccatatttttatctaaacccttgaaggtggctatacttgtggccgccaccacctcctgtggcagtataaGTACTATTACTTGAAATCTAAAATAATATTTTCAGCCAGTTCTCAGCATCTATGCCCCaaaccttttggggggctctatTGTCATTACTTACCCTTCTATAcctttaaaaaggtcaaggtagtcccctatgcaagcaccaatcgtttctgactctggggtgacgtcgcatcaagacattttcatggcagactttttacggggtggttttgtcattgccttacccagtcatctatgctttccgcccccacccacccccgccccggccccagcgagctgggtactccttttaccaacctcagaaggctgagtcaaccttgagctggctacctgaacccagcttctgccaggatcgaactgaggttgtgagcagagcttggacttcagagcttaccactctgcgccacggggctcctatacTTTTAACAACAGCCTGATGGCGAGAGTATCTAAGCattgaaactttccccaccacTTGACTGCTGTATCAAGAAACGCATCACGATTCCTCCTTCCTAGAATAACCTTAAAGGCCCAGGGATACAGCCAGTATCAAAAGTTGCAGCTTCTTTACTTTGTCCTATCAGGAGCCCAACAAGTGGCTCAAAGCATCCTCTGAAATCAGgggtggctcgggagccgcatgtggctctttcacaaaggggagggacggtggctcagtggtagaggatctgcttgggaagcagaaggtcccaggttcaatccccggcatctccaaaaaagggtccaggcaaataggtgtgaaaagcctccgcttgagaccctggagagccactgccagtcaggggagggacggtggctcagtggcagagcatctgcttaggaagcagaaggtcccacgttcaatccctggcagctccaaaaaaagggtccaggcaaataggtgtgaaaaacctcagcttgagaccctggagagcaggggagggacggtggctcagtggtagagcatctgcttgggaagcagaaggtcccacgttcaatccctggcatctccaaaaaaagggtccaggcaaataggtgtgaaaaacctcagcttgagaccctggagagcaggggagggacggtggctcagtggtagagcatctgcttgggaagcagcaggtcccaggttcaatccctggcatctccaactaaaaagggtccaggcaaataggtgtgaaaaacctcagcttgagaccctggagagccgctgccagtctgagaagacaatactgactttgatggaccgagggtccgattcagtagaaggcagcttcatatgttcatatgttcaaatcttgtgtggctctcaaaaccccaagtcaagccagccagtggcttggcgaatccatttaaagttaaagttgctttctttccacctctcccttccttcccccatctatttgcctgccttccttccttccttcccacctacctacctacatctgacattcgtgtcttgtggctctcacgtttattctacgtggttCCTTATGCTAGGcagttttggccacccc
The sequence above is a segment of the Heteronotia binoei isolate CCM8104 ecotype False Entrance Well chromosome 15, APGP_CSIRO_Hbin_v1, whole genome shotgun sequence genome. Coding sequences within it:
- the TMUB2 gene encoding transmembrane and ubiquitin-like domain-containing protein 2, whose protein sequence is MEPPEVTIIEGVGDEVTVVAGVIVLITALVLSWLSTYVADGGNPLLETVVASRDSSVIHLSPIDHYVGNSVVSEHSEPQGATEGTEEKAEEGPAPDAGPPVEQGDSGNSADATLDRLLDIQGLPQRTFSSGAVSPDHPGPPQTTPVPKESESNSGLIKVRLKFLNDTEEVATVRPEDTVGILKSKYFPGQENQMKFIYQGQLLQDQARTLRSLNILDNCVIHCHLSQATVAAVPDGVAAPSEAGGVALNMGNLMVPVFVVMLAVIWYFRLNYRQLFTAPATISLVGVTVFFSFLVFGMYGR